One window from the genome of Mustela lutreola isolate mMusLut2 chromosome 11, mMusLut2.pri, whole genome shotgun sequence encodes:
- the TSHZ1 gene encoding teashirt homolog 1, whose translation MPRRKQQAPRRSAAYVPEEELKAAEIDEESVQEDGLSLDIPESDYVCNEDPEIKEAQSYQNSPVSSATNQDAGYGSPFSENSDQLVHFKSSSSREEKEEPQGPDSVSYPQDSLAQIKAVYANLFSESCWSSLALDLKKSGSTSSNNDAGQKEGSTPAPTPPACTAGATGTTASTPSSGSGSGSGSGGGSGGSGYDWHQAALAKTLQQTSSYGLLPEPSLFSTVQLYRQNNKLYGSVFTGASKFRCKDCSAAYDTLVELTVHMNETGHYRDDNRDKDSEKTKRWSKPRKRSLMEMEGKEDAQKVLKCMYCGHSFESLQDLSVHMIKTKHYQKVPLKEPVPAITKLVPSTKKRALQDLASPCSPEPAGLGADAVLSEAAKDQKTANPYVTPNNRYGYQNGASYTWQFEARKAQILKCMECGSSHDTLQQLTAHMMVTGHFLKVTTSASKKGKQLVLDPVVEEKIQSIPLPPTTHTRLPAAHIKKQPDSPAGTTPSEDKKEPEKDKAPAVGEADKKVKEESEDAPEKFEPTALYQYLREEDLDDSPKGGVDILKSLENTVSTAISKAQNGAPSWGGYPSIHAAYQLPGAVKPLPTVQSVQVQPSYAGGVKSLAPEHSALLHSPGSLTPPPHKSNVSAMEELVEKVTGKVSVKKEERPAADREKGSPAKAVSPVAKENKDFPRAEDGGSGKATQKKGPEAEAGKAKKEGVLDTHTPNGTEPLKARVTNGCNNLGIITDHSAEPSFINPLSALQSIMNTHLGKVSKPVSPSLDPLAMLYKISNSMLDKPVYPAAPIKQADAIDRYYYDNSDQPIDLTKAKSKPLVSSVADPVASPLRESALMDISDMVKNLTGRLTPKSSTPSTVSEKSDADGSSFEEALDELSPVHKRKGRQSHWNPQHLLLLQAQFASSLRETPEGKYIMSDLGPQERVHISKFTGLSMTTISHWLANVKYQLRRTGGTKFLKNLDTGHPVFFCNDCASQFRTASTYINHLETHLGFSLKDLSKLPLNQIQEQQNVSKVLANKALGPVGAAEDDGGSTFQCKLCNRTFASKHAVKLHLSKTHGKSPEDHLIYVTELEKQ comes from the coding sequence CTTATGTTCCCGAGGAAGAACTGAAGGCGGCGGAAATAGATGAAGAGAGCGTGCAGGAGGACGGGCTGTCCCTGGACATCCCGGAAAGCGACTACGTGTGCAAtgaggaccccgagatcaaggaAGCTCAGAGCTACCAGAACTCCCCCGTCAGCTCCGCGACAAACCAGGACGCCGGCTACGGGTCACCCTTCAGCGAGAACAGCGACCAGCTCGTCCACTTCAAAAGCTCTTCctccagagaggagaaggaagagccaCAGGGCCCGGACAGTGTCTCCTACCCCCAGGACAGCTTGGCCCAGATCAAGGCTGTGTATGCGAACTTGTTCTCCGAGTCCTGCTGGTCCAGCCTGGCTCTGGATTTGAAGAAGTCGGGCTCGACCTCCAGCAACAACGATGCGGGCCAGaaggagggctccacccctgcccccacaccccccgcctgCACGGCGGGCGCCACGGGCACCACGGCCAGCACCCCCagctcgggctcgggctcgggctccggcagcggcggcggcagcggtggCTCGGGGTACGACTGGCATCAGGCCGCGCTGGCCAAGACGCTGCAGCAGACGTCCTCGTACGGGCTGCTCCCCGAGCCCAGCCTCTTCAGCACCGTGCAGCTGTACAGGCAGAACAACAAGCTGTACGGCTCGGTGTTCACGGGCGCCAGCAAGTTCCGCTGCAAGGACTGCAGCGCCGCGTACGACACGCTGGTGGAGCTGACCGTGCACATGAACGAGACGGGGCACTACCGCGATGACAACAGGGACAAGGACTCCGAGAAGACCAAGCGGTGGTCCAAGCCCAGGAAGCGCTCGCTGATGGAGATGGAAGGCAAGGAGGACGCCCAGAAGGTGCTCAAGTGCATGTACTGCGGCCACTCCTTCGAGTCCCTGCAGGACCTGAGCGTCCACATGATCAAGACAAAGCATTACCAGAAAGTGCCTCTGAAGGAGCCAGTGCCGGCCATCACCAAGCTGGTCCCTTCCACCAAGAAGCGCGCCCTGCAGGACCTGGCGTCCCCGTGTTCGCCGGAACCCGCGGGGCTTGGTGCCGATGCCGTGCTCAGCGAGGCGGCCAAGGACCAGAAGACTGCCAACCCCTACGTGACACCCAACAACCGCTACGGCTACCAGAACGGCGCCAGCTACACCTGGCAGTTCGAGGCCCGCAAGGCACAGATCCTCAAGTGCATGGAGTGCGGGAGCTCGCACGACACGCTGCAGCAGCTCACCGCCCACATGATGGTCACCGGCCACTTCCTCAAAGTCACCACCTCGGCCTCCAAGAAGGGCAAGCAGCTGGTGCTGGACCCGGTGGTGGAAGAGAAGATCCAGTCCatacccctgccccccaccacgcACACCCGGCTGCCCGCCGCCCATATCAAGAAGCAGCCCGACTCCCCTGCGGGCACCACGCCCTCCGAGGACAAGAAGGAGCCCGAGAAGGACAAGGCGCCAGCGGTGGGCGAGGCAGACAAGAAGGTCAAGGAGGAGAGTGAGGACGCCCCCGAGAAGTTCGAGCCCACTGCCCTGTATCAGTACCTCCGCGAGGAGGACCTGGACGACAGCCCCAAGGGCGGGGTGGACATCCTCAAGTCCCTGGAGAACACGGTCTCCACGGCCATCAGCAAAGCGCAGAATGGTGCGCCCTCGTGGGGCGGCTACCCCAGCATCCACGCGGCCTACCAGCTGCCCGGCGCCGTGAAGCCGCTGCCCACCGTGCAGAGTGTGCAGGTGCAACCGTCCTATGCCGGCGGCGTGAAGTCGCTGGCCCCGGAGCACAGCGCGCTGCTGCACTCCCCGGGGAGCCTCACGCCGCCGCCGCACAAGAGCAACGTGTCCGCCATGGAGGAGCTGGTGGAGAAGGTCACCGGCAAGGTCAGCGTGAAGAAGGAGGAGCGGCCCGCCGCCGACAGGGAGAAAGGCTCCCCGGCCAAGGCCGTGTCCCCTGTGGCCAAAGAGAATAAAGACTTCCCCCGCGCAGAGGATGGCGGCAGTGGCAAGGCCACGCAGAAGAAGGGCCCGGAGGCGGAGGCGGGGAAGGCCAAAAAGGAGGGCGTGCTGGACACGCACACCCCAAACGGCACCGAGCCTCTGAAGGCCAGAGTCACCAACGGCTGTAATAACCTGGGGATCATCACGGACCACTCGGCGGAGCCCTCCTTCATCAACCCGCTCAGCGCGCTGCAGTCCATCATGAACACGCACTTGGGCAAGGTGTCCAAGCCCGTGAGCCCATCGCTGGACCCGCTGGCCATGCTGTACAAGATCAGCAACAGCATGCTGGACAAGCCGGTCTACCCCGCCGCCCCCATCAAGCAGGCGGACGCCATCGACCGCTACTACTACGACAACAGCGACCAGCCCATCGACCTGACCAAGGCCAAAAGCAAGCCCCTGGTCTCCAGCGTGGCCGACCCCGTGGCGTCCCCTCTCCGGGAGAGCGCCCTCATGGACATCTCCGACATGGTGAAGAACCTCACGGGCCGGCTGACCCCCAAGTCCTCCACGCCCTCCACCGTGTCCGAGAAGTCGGACGCCGACGGCAGCAGCTTCGAGGAAGCGCTGGACGAGCTGTCGCCCGTGCACAAGAGGAAGGGACGCCAGTCCCACTGGAACCCGCAGCACCTGCTGCTCCTGCAGGCACAGTTCGCCTCGAGCCTGCGGGAGACGCCGGAGGGTAAGTACATCATGTCGGACCTGGGCCCGCAGGAGCGCGTGCACATCTCCAAGTTTACCGGGCTGTCCATGACCACCATCAGCCACTGGCTGGCCAACGTGAAGTATCAGCTGAGGAGGACAGGGGGTACCAAGTTCCTGAAGAACCTGGACACAGGGCATCCTGTTTTCTTTTGCAACGATTGTGCCTCTCAGTTCAGAACTGCTTCTACGTACATAAATCACCTAGAAACACACTTGGGCTTCAGCTTGAAGGATCTCTCCAAGCTGCCACTAAATCAGATTCAAGAACAGCAGAATGTTTCAAAAGTCCTGGCAAACAAAGCTCTGGGCCCGGTCGGGGCTGCCGAGGACGATGGGGGCTCCACATTCCAATGCAAGCTTTGCAACCGGACTTTTGCAAGCAAGCACGCAGTCAAACTGCACCTTAGTAAGACCCACGGCAAGTCCCCGGAGGACCACCTGATCTACGTGACGGAGCTGGAGAAACAGTAG